One part of the Salvelinus fontinalis isolate EN_2023a chromosome 4, ASM2944872v1, whole genome shotgun sequence genome encodes these proteins:
- the LOC129854144 gene encoding cadherin-5-like: MMRQSAWRQMTAPELWMGLFALALTLSLTMAEHMDQRPALQTSPVLHRHKREWLWNNLYVEEERPTYIQYYLGKLKSTKSGDRTHYVIEGEGANTIFKVDEKGDIFVTERLDREVKSKYNLTAKLLDASNKLLEKEEKFVILVTDINDNDPVFTKSFNASIKERSKRGTKVIEVTATDADDPTTANGELVYKLLEGGDFFNIESTTGIITTKYENLDRETQSSYVVVVQAQDLRGIKQGGTATTSVSIAVSDINDNIATFTKSSYVFSVKEDMKRGQRIDTMVLEDRDEIQNKDPIFTIAPSSDIFEMERSQIKDGNLMLKQGLDYETKSSYTFFVHVRENHLQSPADNKDNPLIKAQVTIQVLDVDEQPEFSKSIYNFNVIEEMMVNNIGVVSARDPDQANKAIRYSIEDKDSPIGINPITGQLFTVRKLDRELVANHMFQVKAKEEPNGLESFVNVNILVIDINDNKPELSIEEIFVCENDMAGTVIGTLSATDKDDNLPAFSFTLGKPNANFSVINNNDNTSNIVLKHGGFSMEDSGDYVIEIGISDGGRPPMSSITSLPIKVCRCDNKRIHTQCKAAQLKMGVSVHALIVILVCILTILVIVILIAMRKRHQKDALVTLGKSEIHEQLVTYDEEGGGEMDTNGYDVSILISAQNDGSMRQGPSLYAMVKKPPTACKGDMAVMIEVKKDEADHDRDEIPYDTLHIYGYEGPESLAGSLSSLDSSSTGSNLDYDFLNDWGPRFRTLAELYGVDGSEGSDSPY, encoded by the exons ATGATGAGACAGTCTGCATGGAGGCAGATGACAGCACCAGAGCTGTGGATGGGTCTCTTTGCCTTGGCTCTGACCCTCAGTCTAACCATGGCTGAACATATGGATCAGAGGCCAGCACTCCAAACCAGCCCAGTTCTCCACAGGCACAAGAGAGAGTGGTTGTGGAACAACCTTTATGTGGAGGAGGAAAGGCCAACCTACATCCAATACTATCTTGGAAAG TTAAAGTCAACTAAGTCTGGTGACAGGACACACTATGTCATTGAAGGAGAAGGTGCCAACACAATCTTCAAAGTGGATGAAAAAGGAGACATCTTTGTCACTGAACGATTGGATCGAGAGGTGAAAAGCAAATACAATCTAACGGCAAAGCTGCTTGATGCCAGCAACAAGTTGCTGGAGAAAGAGGAAAAGTTTGTGATCCTGGTTACTGACATCAATGACAACGATCCAGTGTTTACTAAATCGTTCAATGCTTCTATCAAAGAGAGATCCAAAAGAG GAACTAAAGTGATAGAAGTCACTGCCACTGATGCAGATGATCCAACGACTGCAAATGGAGAACTTGTTTACAAATTATTAGAGGGGGGAGATTTCTTCAATATAGAAAGCACAACAG GGATTATCACTACCAAGTATGAGAACCTGGACCGTGAGACCCAGAGTAGCTATGTGGTTGTGGTTCAAGCCCAGGATCTGAGAGGAATTAAACAAGGGGGCACCGCCACCACCTCTGTCAGCATCGCAGTCAGCGACATCAATGATAACATAGCCACATTTACCAAAA GTTCCTATGTATTTAGTGTGAAAGAGGACATGAAGCGGGGACAGAGAATAGACACCATGGTCCTGGAAGACAGAGATGAGATCCAGAATAAAGACCCCATCTTCACCATAGCACCTTCATCTGACATTTTTGAAATGGAGCGCAGTCAGATCAAAGACGGCAACCTCATGCTGAAACAG GGACTGGATTATGAAACCAAGAGCAGCTACACGTTCTTTGTGCATGTGAGGGAGAACCACTTGCAGTCCCCTGCGGATAATAAGGACAATCCATTGATCAAGGCCCAGGTGACCATCCAGGTGCTAGATGTTGATGAGCAGCCAGAATTCAGCAAGAGCATCTACAACTTTAATGTCATAGAGGAAATGATGGTCAATAATATTGGAGTCGTTTCAGCCAGAGATCCTGATCAAGCCAACAAGGCCATACG GTATTCCATTGAGGACAAGGACAGTCCCATTGGTATCAACCCCATAACTGGACAACTTTTCACAGTGAGGAAGCTGGATCGGGAGCTTGTAGCCAATCACATGTTCCAGGTTAAAGCTAAGGAGGAACCAAATG GACTGGAATCTTTTGTGAACGTCAACATACTGGTCATTGATATCAATGACAACAAACCAGAGCTGTCCATTGAAGAGATATTCGTTTGTGAAAATGATATGGCTGGCACG GTGATTGGGACCCTAAGTGCCACAGACAAAGATGATAATTTGCCCGCATTCAGCTTCACGTTGGGGAAGCCGAACGCCAACTTTTCAGTCATCAATAACAACG ACAACACGTCTAACATAGTGCTGAAACATGGAGGCTTCAGCATGGAGGACTCCGGGGATTATGTAATAGAAATTGGGATCAGCGATGGAGGCAGGCCTCCCATGAGCAGCATCACCTCTCTGCCTATCAAAGTGTGCAGGTGTGACAACAAGAGGATCCACACCCAGTGCAAAGCAGCCCAACTCAAAATGGGTGTCAGTGTCCACGCCCTTATTGTTATACTGGTGTGCATCCTGACTATTCTGG TCATAGTGATCCTGATCGCTATGAGAAAACGTCACCAGAAGGATGCCCTGGTCACTCTGGGTAAGAGTGAGATCCACGAGCAGCTAGTGACGTACGACGAGGAGGGCGGTGGGGAGATGGACACCAACGGCTACGACGTGTCCATCCTGATCTCAGCTCAGAATGACGGCAGCATGAGGCAGGGCCCCAGCCTTTACGCCATGGTGAAGAAACCACCAACCGCGTGCAAGGGAGACATGGCCGTGATGATCGAGGTGAAGAAAGACGAGGCTGACCATGACAGGGATGAGATCCCCTACGATACCCTGCACATCTATGGCTACGAGGGGCCAGAGTCCCTGGCTGGTAGCCTCAGTTCCCTGGATAGTTCCTCCACGGGCTCTAACCTTGACTATGACTTCTTAAACGACTGGGGCCCTCGCTTCAGAACCCTGGCTGAGCTCTACGGGGTGGATGGGTCTGAGGGAAGTGACT